One region of Dokdonia sp. 4H-3-7-5 genomic DNA includes:
- a CDS encoding TonB-dependent receptor — protein MHKLTFTLLGLLIGVTSFAQVTVTGTVTDKNNVPISGANVIEKGTTNGAITDFDGNYNITVQSDGTLEISYLGFDTKRVAVNGKTSIDVTLEEGVGLGEVVLVGSRTAPRSQVDTAVPVDVVSAKELQTTGQVTFDKALQYKIPSFNTVQTPVNDATSLLDPYEIRNMGPSRTLILINGKRKNLSALLYTQTSPGRGETGADISAIPTDAIKRVEILRDGASAQYGSDAIAGVMNVILKDNDNQGSATLRTGITSEGDGEMVGISVNNGSTIGDDKGFINYTVDFSKVNLANRPGTVDAAGEAGDFGADLADVQEFLSRNPDANNINGSPETASSKFLVNGGFDLSDNTELYFNTAYVYKKVNSFANYRTPYWRTIEEFPYLGDFFPGDNPNNPGGYDGYVPTFEGLLNDYNGTIGIRTTINDWNVDASYTTGGNTQTYQVNNSQNGNFVYSPAVFIDGNGNGTVEDGELTEGSQLYRENSARSFDPGGTKFTHNVGNIDISRVLSDKVSIGFGAEFRNEVFEVIEGKLDSYDGGGADSFAGNSPENSGKFNRYNFGGYFSLDYDVTDAFLLSGTVRTENYSDFGNTFVYKFSSRYKLTDNLTVRGSLSTGFRAPTLHQIYTQKAQYSFIPGQGIQVGGLVNNVSTQAQLLGIDELDAETSNNFTIGFGGKLANNLTFTVDYYNIAVKDRIVLGSEITGTAFDDDGNNIGTTPLDDILRDNNLSDVSFFSNAIDTRTSGLDVVISKRNIELGNGKLGLNLSGNYTITNERDGAVKNPQLVEDSGQSVVNATQEALFFTSRPRTKWILGGNYDIGKFAFSLNNTYFGKTTFKQQGLDDNLRTEFIPKIVTDLGINYNVTEKITLALNVNNLLNVLPEWEFKAENAAGSAILADAAATQNQSNLITFNQRYSQMTYDGYHFSQLGTMFNLSLNYQF, from the coding sequence ATGCACAAACTCACGTTTACTCTTTTAGGTCTATTAATTGGTGTGACCTCATTTGCCCAAGTTACTGTCACAGGTACAGTAACAGATAAAAACAATGTTCCCATCTCTGGCGCAAACGTCATTGAAAAAGGAACTACCAATGGCGCTATCACAGATTTTGATGGTAATTATAATATTACAGTACAGAGCGACGGTACTTTAGAAATAAGCTATTTAGGTTTTGACACAAAACGCGTAGCAGTAAATGGTAAAACATCAATTGATGTAACACTTGAAGAAGGTGTAGGTCTTGGTGAAGTGGTACTTGTGGGCTCAAGAACTGCTCCTAGAAGTCAGGTAGACACTGCTGTACCAGTAGATGTAGTATCTGCAAAAGAACTACAAACTACAGGTCAAGTAACATTTGACAAAGCCTTACAGTACAAGATACCATCATTTAATACAGTACAAACTCCTGTAAATGATGCAACTTCTCTTCTAGATCCTTATGAAATAAGAAACATGGGGCCTTCTAGAACCTTAATCTTAATCAATGGTAAACGTAAGAACTTAAGTGCACTTCTTTATACTCAAACTTCTCCAGGACGTGGGGAGACTGGTGCAGATATCTCTGCAATCCCTACAGATGCAATCAAGCGTGTAGAAATATTACGTGATGGTGCATCTGCACAATACGGATCTGACGCAATTGCTGGTGTAATGAACGTTATCTTAAAAGATAATGATAATCAAGGTTCGGCGACGCTAAGAACAGGAATCACTTCTGAAGGTGATGGTGAGATGGTAGGAATCAGTGTGAATAATGGTTCTACTATAGGAGATGACAAAGGTTTTATAAACTATACCGTAGACTTCTCTAAAGTAAACCTTGCAAACAGACCTGGTACAGTAGATGCTGCTGGAGAAGCTGGTGACTTTGGAGCAGACCTTGCAGATGTTCAAGAATTTTTATCTCGTAACCCAGATGCAAATAACATTAACGGATCACCAGAAACTGCATCTTCTAAATTTCTAGTAAATGGAGGTTTTGACTTAAGTGATAATACTGAGTTGTATTTCAATACCGCTTATGTTTATAAGAAGGTAAATAGTTTTGCAAACTACAGAACTCCATATTGGAGAACAATTGAAGAATTTCCTTATTTAGGAGACTTCTTCCCAGGAGACAACCCTAACAACCCAGGTGGTTATGATGGTTATGTTCCTACTTTTGAAGGGCTACTTAATGATTATAATGGTACAATTGGAATTAGAACTACCATTAATGACTGGAATGTTGACGCTAGTTATACAACGGGTGGAAACACACAAACGTACCAAGTGAATAACTCTCAAAATGGAAATTTTGTCTACTCTCCTGCTGTATTCATTGATGGAAATGGTAATGGTACTGTTGAGGATGGAGAACTTACGGAAGGATCTCAACTGTATAGAGAAAACAGTGCTAGATCATTTGATCCGGGTGGAACAAAATTTACTCATAATGTAGGTAACATTGATATCTCTAGAGTACTTTCAGACAAAGTAAGTATTGGATTTGGTGCTGAGTTTAGAAATGAGGTATTTGAGGTAATTGAAGGAAAGCTTGATTCTTATGATGGTGGTGGTGCAGATTCTTTTGCAGGTAACAGCCCAGAAAACTCTGGAAAATTCAACCGTTACAACTTTGGAGGTTATTTCTCTTTAGATTATGACGTTACTGATGCTTTCTTATTAAGCGGAACAGTTAGAACAGAAAATTACTCTGATTTTGGTAATACATTTGTTTATAAATTTAGCTCACGCTATAAGCTTACAGACAATCTCACAGTAAGAGGTTCATTATCTACTGGATTTAGAGCTCCTACATTACACCAGATTTATACACAAAAAGCACAATATAGCTTTATCCCAGGTCAAGGTATTCAAGTGGGAGGTTTAGTAAATAACGTGTCTACACAAGCCCAATTATTAGGAATTGATGAACTAGATGCAGAGACATCAAATAACTTCACCATTGGTTTTGGTGGTAAACTAGCAAACAATCTTACGTTTACAGTAGATTACTACAACATTGCTGTAAAAGATCGTATCGTGTTAGGATCTGAAATTACAGGAACTGCTTTTGATGATGATGGAAATAATATAGGTACTACTCCACTAGATGATATTTTAAGAGACAATAACCTGAGCGATGTAAGTTTCTTTTCTAATGCTATTGACACAAGAACTTCTGGACTTGACGTAGTGATTAGTAAAAGAAATATCGAGCTAGGTAACGGTAAGCTTGGACTTAATCTATCTGGTAATTATACAATTACAAATGAACGTGATGGTGCTGTAAAAAATCCACAACTTGTTGAGGATTCTGGACAGTCTGTAGTAAACGCTACGCAAGAAGCATTATTCTTCACGTCTAGACCTAGAACTAAGTGGATCTTAGGTGGTAACTATGATATTGGGAAGTTTGCTTTCTCTCTAAACAATACATATTTCGGAAAGACTACATTTAAGCAACAAGGGCTTGATGACAACTTACGCACAGAGTTTATCCCTAAGATTGTTACAGATCTTGGTATCAACTATAATGTAACTGAAAAGATCACGCTTGCACTTAACGTAAACAACTTATTGAATGTATTACCAGAGTGGGAATTTAAAGCAGAAAATGCAGCAGGGTCAGCTATACTAGCAGATGCTGCAGCAACGCAAAATCAGTCTAATTTAATAACTTTTAACCAGCGTTATTCTCAGATGACTTATGACGGTTATCACTTTAGCCAGTTAGGTACTATGTTTAACTTATCTCTTAACTACCAGTTCTAA
- a CDS encoding exo-beta-N-acetylmuramidase NamZ domain-containing protein, with protein MLTLLISCANSGGDSNAFAKAELKKETVLQETPSQQPIVTAANRTALYLPLLKDKKVGVVTNKSGLIFKSTPHIEKESTHLVDSLISSGITVTRVFSPEHGFRGDVDAGERVKDGKDPRTGLNIISLYGKNKKPSQEQLEGLDVILFDIQDVGVRFYTYISTLTYVMEAAAEKGIPVIVLDRPNPNAHYIDGPTLGKEHTSFLGMHEVPLVYGMTIGEYAMMVNGEGWLKDNIQCSLTVIPLKNWDYTTPYSLPTRPSPNLPNDKSINLYPSLGFFEGTTINAGRGTEMQFQIFGAPDFSPSNFTYSYTPEPNFGSKDPKHNGQRCYGIDLRNQEYMSRVNLEWLIEAYTASTDKNKFFKTASFTLHAGNKKLQQQIQDGYTFKEIKRDWIKDIENFKSIRKQYLMYE; from the coding sequence ATGCTCACACTGCTTATTTCTTGTGCAAATAGCGGTGGAGATAGTAACGCTTTCGCGAAAGCGGAATTAAAAAAAGAAACTGTACTACAAGAAACTCCTTCTCAACAACCAATCGTTACCGCTGCCAATAGGACAGCGCTCTACTTACCGTTGCTTAAAGATAAAAAAGTAGGTGTAGTCACAAACAAAAGCGGACTCATATTTAAAAGTACTCCGCATATTGAAAAGGAAAGTACACACCTAGTAGATTCTCTTATCTCAAGCGGAATTACAGTTACACGTGTTTTCTCACCAGAACACGGATTTCGCGGTGATGTAGATGCTGGAGAGCGAGTAAAAGATGGAAAAGATCCAAGGACTGGTCTTAATATTATCTCTCTTTACGGTAAAAACAAGAAACCAAGCCAGGAACAACTAGAAGGACTCGATGTAATCCTCTTTGACATACAAGATGTGGGTGTTCGATTTTACACCTATATATCTACACTTACCTATGTGATGGAAGCCGCTGCCGAAAAAGGTATACCGGTAATTGTACTAGACAGACCTAACCCTAACGCTCATTATATAGACGGTCCTACGCTAGGAAAGGAGCACACAAGCTTTTTAGGGATGCATGAAGTACCCTTAGTCTATGGTATGACTATAGGAGAATATGCCATGATGGTGAATGGTGAGGGCTGGCTTAAAGATAACATACAATGTAGTCTTACGGTGATTCCATTAAAAAATTGGGATTACACGACCCCGTATTCATTACCTACGCGTCCTTCTCCTAATTTGCCTAATGATAAAAGTATCAACCTCTACCCTAGCCTAGGCTTCTTTGAAGGAACTACCATTAATGCCGGAAGAGGAACAGAAATGCAGTTTCAAATTTTTGGAGCTCCAGATTTTTCACCTAGCAATTTTACATACTCGTACACTCCTGAGCCTAACTTCGGATCAAAGGATCCTAAACATAATGGACAACGTTGTTATGGCATAGACTTACGTAATCAAGAGTACATGAGCCGCGTTAATTTAGAATGGCTTATAGAAGCTTATACTGCAAGCACTGATAAAAATAAATTCTTTAAAACGGCTAGTTTCACCCTTCATGCAGGTAATAAAAAACTACAGCAGCAAATTCAAGATGGATATACCTTTAAAGAGATTAAACGTGACTGGATAAAGGATATAGAAAACTTTAAAAGCATACGTAAGCAGTACCTTATGTATGAATAA
- a CDS encoding ABC transporter permease: MNLEYFIAKRLSSATSYKSSASSTIIKIAIVAIAIGMVMMLISIATGLGLQREIRQKVSAFSGDIVVSNFDGNNSEETPNPISINQDFYPDFNAVPEVTHVQAITVKAGVIRTAETFEGVIYKGLGDDYDWNRIEEYIVEGRKPELTGALNNETIFSTYLANRLGFKVGDKAIIQFVNKDNMRFRPRALEIVGLYESAYQEFDKVYIMGDRRHLTRINNWEKDEVGSFEVFVDDFDNLEALNNKVYENSGSTLRSISVIQSNYNIFEWIKLFDFNIILIIVIMILIAGINMIVALLVLVLERTKMIGVLKALGASDWSVRKIFIYNAMYLIGLGLFWGNLIGLGILYAQKIFGFVKLDPSTYYVSEAPVLIDFWHILSLNVGVFLVCVLILLIPSYIITKISPVKAIRFE; this comes from the coding sequence TTGAATTTAGAGTATTTTATAGCCAAACGCCTAAGTAGCGCGACATCGTATAAAAGTAGTGCTTCCAGTACGATAATTAAAATTGCCATCGTAGCAATTGCAATTGGTATGGTGATGATGCTTATATCGATTGCTACAGGACTAGGACTCCAGCGAGAGATAAGACAAAAAGTGTCTGCCTTTTCTGGAGATATTGTCGTGTCAAATTTTGACGGAAATAACAGTGAAGAAACTCCAAATCCAATTTCTATAAATCAAGATTTTTACCCAGATTTTAATGCAGTACCAGAAGTAACACATGTACAGGCAATTACTGTAAAAGCGGGTGTAATAAGGACTGCAGAGACCTTTGAAGGAGTAATTTACAAAGGGCTGGGTGATGATTATGACTGGAATCGTATCGAGGAATATATAGTAGAAGGCAGAAAACCAGAACTTACGGGAGCGCTTAATAATGAGACTATCTTTAGTACGTATCTGGCAAACCGCTTAGGCTTTAAAGTAGGCGATAAGGCAATCATACAATTTGTAAATAAAGATAACATGCGTTTTAGACCGAGGGCACTAGAGATTGTAGGACTTTATGAAAGTGCATATCAAGAGTTTGACAAAGTGTATATCATGGGTGATCGCCGTCACCTTACCCGTATTAATAACTGGGAGAAAGATGAGGTAGGATCTTTTGAGGTTTTTGTAGATGATTTTGATAATCTTGAGGCACTGAATAATAAGGTGTATGAAAACTCTGGTTCTACTTTGAGATCTATCTCTGTAATACAGAGTAATTACAATATTTTTGAGTGGATTAAACTATTTGATTTCAATATCATCTTGATCATTGTTATTATGATATTGATTGCAGGTATTAATATGATTGTGGCGCTGCTTGTACTAGTACTAGAGCGTACAAAAATGATAGGAGTACTCAAGGCACTTGGAGCATCAGACTGGAGTGTGCGTAAGATTTTTATTTATAATGCAATGTACTTAATAGGTCTTGGGCTCTTTTGGGGTAATCTTATAGGTTTAGGAATATTATATGCTCAGAAAATATTTGGTTTTGTGAAGTTAGACCCATCTACCTATTATGTAAGTGAGGCGCCAGTGCTCATAGACTTCTGGCATATTCTCTCTCTTAATGTAGGCGTGTTTTTGGTTTGTGTGCTTATACTCCTTATACCATCTTACATTATAACAAAAATAAGTCCAGTAAAGGCAATACGTTTTGAGTAA
- a CDS encoding M1 family metallopeptidase — protein sequence MRLLFTLVFSFITLSVFSQEATRQDSLRGSITPQRAWWNIVHYDLSVTVIPASKSLIGTNIMTYRVLEEGTTELQIDLQSPMELTAVMQDGHSLDVRTEGAAHFIQLESAQKAGELKAIRLSFEGKPRAAVNPPWDGGITWQQDSNGKHFIASSNQGIGSSIWWPNRDHPADEVDSLDMHVTVPKDLVDVSNGRLVGIDSTTSSKTYHWAVRNPINNYGVNINIGDYVNFSEVYKGEKGPLDMSYWVLREDEKKARAQFTQAPMMMEAFEHWFGPYPFYEDSFKLVQAPYLGMEHQSSVTYGNKFKNGYLGKDLSGTGQGLKFDFIIIHESGHEWFANNITNKDVADMWIHESFTNYSENLYLDYHFGKDAASEYVIGLRKNIRNDRPIIGTYDVNRSGSGDMYYKGANMLHTIRTIVDNDELWRETLRGLNKEFYHKTTTSAMVEDFMSRKLNQNLAPIFDQYLRTVKIPTFEYKVSKKKLSYRYTNVISDFSMPLSIMINGKLQWLAPADQWQELKMSKKIIDMSILEDFYIQTRKL from the coding sequence ATGCGCTTACTATTTACCCTAGTTTTTTCTTTTATCACACTATCTGTGTTTTCTCAAGAGGCTACCCGTCAAGACAGCCTTCGAGGGTCAATCACTCCACAAAGAGCCTGGTGGAACATCGTTCACTATGATCTTTCTGTCACGGTAATACCAGCATCAAAGTCTTTAATAGGTACAAATATTATGACCTATCGTGTACTAGAAGAAGGTACGACCGAGCTACAAATAGATCTTCAATCCCCAATGGAGCTCACAGCAGTAATGCAAGATGGACACTCTCTTGACGTGCGTACTGAAGGTGCAGCCCATTTTATACAACTAGAATCTGCTCAAAAAGCAGGAGAACTAAAAGCAATAAGATTAAGCTTTGAAGGTAAACCTCGCGCTGCTGTAAACCCACCATGGGATGGTGGTATCACTTGGCAGCAAGATAGCAACGGCAAACACTTTATCGCGTCTTCAAATCAAGGCATAGGTTCCAGCATATGGTGGCCTAATCGTGATCACCCAGCAGATGAAGTGGATAGCCTAGACATGCATGTTACAGTACCTAAAGATCTTGTAGATGTATCTAATGGACGACTAGTGGGTATAGACAGTACAACATCTTCAAAAACATATCATTGGGCGGTACGCAATCCTATAAATAATTACGGAGTTAATATTAATATTGGAGATTATGTAAACTTTTCTGAGGTATATAAGGGAGAGAAAGGACCACTAGATATGAGTTACTGGGTACTTCGTGAAGATGAGAAAAAAGCAAGAGCTCAATTTACCCAAGCCCCTATGATGATGGAAGCTTTTGAACATTGGTTTGGTCCTTATCCATTCTATGAAGATAGTTTTAAACTCGTACAAGCTCCTTACTTAGGCATGGAACATCAAAGTTCTGTAACTTATGGAAACAAGTTTAAGAATGGCTATTTAGGAAAAGATTTATCTGGTACAGGACAAGGACTCAAATTTGATTTTATAATTATACATGAATCTGGTCATGAATGGTTTGCAAACAACATTACAAATAAGGATGTTGCAGATATGTGGATTCATGAGAGCTTTACTAACTACTCAGAAAATCTTTATCTAGATTATCATTTTGGCAAAGACGCTGCTAGTGAATATGTAATTGGACTGCGTAAAAACATTAGAAATGATAGACCTATCATAGGTACTTACGATGTAAATCGTTCTGGAAGTGGCGACATGTACTATAAAGGTGCAAATATGCTACACACCATACGTACCATTGTAGATAATGATGAGCTGTGGCGAGAGACTTTACGTGGACTTAATAAGGAGTTTTACCATAAGACCACAACAAGTGCAATGGTAGAAGATTTTATGTCCAGAAAACTGAATCAAAACCTCGCTCCTATATTTGATCAATATTTAAGAACGGTAAAAATCCCAACCTTTGAATATAAAGTGAGTAAAAAGAAGCTGAGTTATCGTTACACAAATGTGATAAGTGATTTCTCTATGCCACTTTCTATAATGATAAATGGTAAATTACAATGGCTCGCACCTGCAGATCAGTGGCAAGAGCTTAAAATGTCTAAGAAAATAATTGACATGAGTATACTAGAGGATTTCTATATACAAACAAGGAAGCTATAA
- a CDS encoding DsrE family protein — MKYSFLLFFCLAFAKAYAQQPISTPGNVISDFGKTYEVNNPDFKTDTTAIFKVVFDVAKAPENPSLRNPYIETMARFLNMQEKAGVPATNMHIRAAIHGQAAYGMLTNELYKEKFGVDNPNIELLEALKEANVSLILCGQTAGARNITKERRLEMIDVGLSAMTVLSQSQMEGYTLIAF, encoded by the coding sequence ATGAAATATAGTTTTTTACTTTTTTTTTGTCTCGCTTTTGCGAAAGCGTATGCTCAACAACCTATATCTACTCCAGGTAACGTTATAAGTGATTTTGGTAAAACTTATGAAGTTAATAATCCTGATTTTAAAACAGATACTACCGCAATTTTCAAAGTAGTGTTTGATGTAGCAAAAGCACCTGAAAATCCAAGTTTGCGCAATCCATACATTGAGACGATGGCGAGATTTCTTAATATGCAAGAGAAAGCAGGTGTTCCTGCAACAAATATGCACATACGGGCCGCTATACACGGACAAGCAGCTTATGGAATGCTTACTAATGAATTGTATAAGGAGAAATTTGGCGTAGATAATCCTAACATTGAATTACTAGAAGCCTTAAAAGAAGCAAACGTATCACTCATCCTTTGTGGTCAAACTGCTGGAGCGCGTAATATTACCAAAGAACGAAGACTGGAAATGATTGATGTAGGACTTTCGGCAATGACAGTTTTAAGTCAATCGCAAATGGAAGGTTACACGCTCATTGCTTTTTAA
- a CDS encoding Brp/Blh family beta-carotene 15,15'-dioxygenase — protein MTKILNITIIGSFAGLWIATLFSTKAELVLGFLLILTFGIIHGSNDLLLIEKLFTKEKKRSFIKSLLFYVLTVLLTFLAFYTIPSITVILFIIFSAYHFGEQHWESKVDSKLKLLSSILQLSYGALILLILFYFNEQQVESIVLAITGVTFPHLFLLYSLYIVLAVFFITGAILTYKSDSFKKLILKELFFLGLLLVIFKMSSLIWGFTIYFVLWHSLPSLFEQIHFIYGSFTNQTIWLYVKNALPYWIISIIGIGISYFWLKESVLFFAIFFSFIAAVTFPHSLIISLMFKKKNDNTKTH, from the coding sequence ATGACAAAAATTCTCAATATCACAATCATAGGTAGTTTTGCGGGCTTATGGATCGCCACACTATTTTCTACCAAAGCTGAATTGGTTTTGGGTTTTTTACTCATTCTCACATTTGGGATCATACATGGATCAAATGATTTATTATTAATAGAGAAGTTATTTACTAAAGAGAAAAAACGGAGCTTCATTAAATCGCTCTTATTTTATGTTCTTACAGTACTGCTTACTTTTCTAGCATTTTATACCATCCCTTCTATCACAGTAATTCTCTTTATTATTTTTAGCGCATACCATTTTGGCGAGCAACATTGGGAGTCTAAAGTTGATTCAAAACTCAAGTTATTATCTTCTATACTACAACTCAGTTATGGCGCGCTTATACTACTGATATTGTTTTATTTTAATGAGCAGCAAGTGGAGAGTATTGTTTTGGCAATTACTGGAGTAACTTTTCCTCATTTATTTCTCTTATACTCCTTGTACATTGTGCTCGCAGTATTTTTTATAACAGGAGCCATACTAACTTATAAAAGTGATAGTTTTAAAAAACTCATATTAAAAGAACTCTTCTTTTTAGGCTTACTTCTTGTAATCTTCAAAATGTCATCTCTCATTTGGGGCTTTACTATATACTTCGTGTTGTGGCATAGTCTTCCTTCCCTTTTTGAACAAATTCACTTTATATATGGTAGTTTTACTAATCAAACCATATGGCTCTATGTTAAAAATGCACTGCCTTATTGGATTATTTCAATTATCGGGATTGGTATAAGCTATTTTTGGCTCAAGGAAAGTGTGTTATTTTTTGCAATTTTCTTTTCCTTTATTGCTGCGGTAACATTTCCACACTCCTTGATTATATCATTGATGTTTAAAAAGAAAAACGATAACACCAAAACTCACTAG
- a CDS encoding bacteriorhodopsin-like has product MKFLLLLLADPTKLDPSDYVGFTFFVGAMAMMAASAFFFLSLNQFNKKWRTSVLVSGLITFIAAVHYWYMRDYWFAIQESPTFFRYVDWVLTVPLMCVEFYLILKVAGAKPALMWKLILFSVIMLVTGYFGEAVFQDQAALWGAISGAAYFYIVYEIWLGSAKKLAVAAGGDILKAHKILCWFVLVGWAIYPLGYMLGTDGWYTSILGKGSVDVAYNIADAINKIGFGLVIYALAVKKNEVDVV; this is encoded by the coding sequence ATGAAATTTTTATTACTATTACTAGCCGACCCAACAAAACTAGATCCAAGTGATTATGTAGGATTTACATTCTTTGTGGGTGCGATGGCGATGATGGCAGCTTCTGCTTTCTTTTTTCTATCGCTTAACCAATTTAACAAGAAGTGGCGAACCTCAGTCCTTGTATCTGGTTTAATCACATTTATTGCCGCAGTGCACTACTGGTACATGAGAGATTACTGGTTTGCTATTCAAGAGTCTCCTACATTTTTTAGATATGTAGACTGGGTACTTACAGTTCCATTAATGTGTGTTGAATTCTACTTAATTTTAAAAGTTGCCGGTGCAAAACCTGCACTCATGTGGAAGCTTATCTTATTCTCGGTTATTATGTTAGTAACAGGATACTTTGGAGAAGCTGTATTCCAAGATCAAGCCGCATTGTGGGGAGCTATCTCTGGAGCCGCATATTTTTATATAGTATATGAAATTTGGTTAGGAAGCGCAAAGAAACTTGCAGTTGCTGCTGGTGGAGATATTCTTAAAGCACATAAAATACTATGCTGGTTCGTACTCGTAGGTTGGGCTATTTATCCATTAGGATATATGCTAGGTACAGATGGATGGTACACGAGCATACTAGGAAAAGGAAGTGTAGATGTCGCTTATAACATTGCAGATGCTATCAATAAGATAGGGTTTGGACTAGTGATTTATGCACTAGCTGTAAAAAAGAATGAAGTTGATGTTGTTTAA
- a CDS encoding GMC oxidoreductase — MTQKNLTYDYIIIGSGFGGSVSALRLSQKGYKVLVVEKGKWYKATDFPKTNWNLRKWLWMPYLRFFGIMKLSIFKHIAIISGTGVGGGSLVYANTLPTPKSTFFNSGSWSSLNNWEDDLKPYYKEALRMLGAAQNPSLYDGDKALKAVAKDLNITQKFNPTRVAVFFGTPNKTVKDPYFNGEGPDRAGCNFCGACMTGCRHNAKNTLDKNYLYLAQKQGATILAENEVYDIQPLDKNDSALGYEVSMKRSTRIFGKHQKITTKGVIFSGGVLGTVKLLLALKAKSLPHLSDHLGEDIRSNNETLISVSTLEKDKNLSKGIAIGSILDTDENSHLEICRYGEGSNAWKLAHLPYVTGSNVFSRLFKTAIKLIKNPVDYFKIYVSNGWAKNTVVLLFMQTLDSTLRFKRNTLGKMISTVSSGKAPTPFIPESIALVKSYSKAIKGVSTSFALETLAGIPSTAHILGGAVMGENTESGVIDKDNKVFGYKNMLVIDGSMISANPGVNPSLTITAIAERAMDQIPNKQ; from the coding sequence ATGACCCAAAAAAACTTAACATACGATTACATTATAATAGGTAGTGGTTTTGGTGGCTCTGTAAGTGCACTACGCCTATCACAAAAAGGATATAAAGTACTCGTGGTTGAAAAAGGAAAATGGTACAAAGCAACCGATTTTCCCAAAACCAACTGGAATCTAAGAAAATGGCTCTGGATGCCCTACCTGCGGTTTTTTGGGATTATGAAACTATCCATATTCAAGCACATTGCCATTATCTCTGGAACTGGCGTAGGTGGAGGATCCCTCGTATATGCAAATACATTACCCACTCCTAAAAGCACTTTCTTTAACTCTGGTAGCTGGAGCTCGCTTAACAATTGGGAAGACGACCTAAAACCTTACTATAAGGAAGCATTAAGAATGCTAGGTGCAGCGCAAAATCCTTCCTTATATGATGGAGATAAAGCTCTCAAAGCCGTAGCAAAAGATTTGAATATTACACAAAAGTTTAATCCTACGCGGGTTGCAGTCTTCTTTGGAACTCCTAATAAAACAGTAAAAGACCCTTATTTTAATGGAGAAGGACCAGATCGCGCTGGATGTAATTTTTGTGGAGCTTGTATGACTGGCTGCCGCCACAATGCAAAAAACACGCTTGACAAGAACTACCTATATCTTGCTCAAAAACAAGGAGCCACCATACTAGCCGAAAATGAAGTGTATGATATACAGCCATTAGATAAAAACGACAGTGCGCTAGGTTATGAAGTCTCTATGAAGAGAAGTACGCGCATCTTTGGTAAACATCAAAAAATCACCACTAAAGGTGTTATCTTTTCTGGAGGCGTACTAGGTACAGTAAAACTCTTGCTAGCTCTAAAAGCTAAGTCACTACCGCATCTATCAGATCATCTAGGTGAGGATATACGTAGCAATAATGAAACACTCATAAGTGTCTCTACACTAGAAAAAGATAAAAACCTCTCCAAAGGTATCGCAATAGGAAGCATACTTGACACAGATGAAAATAGTCATCTAGAAATATGTAGATATGGAGAAGGATCTAATGCATGGAAACTTGCGCATTTACCTTACGTGACAGGATCAAACGTATTCTCAAGACTTTTTAAAACAGCTATCAAACTAATCAAAAATCCTGTAGATTATTTTAAAATCTACGTTTCAAATGGATGGGCAAAAAATACTGTTGTATTATTATTTATGCAAACGCTGGATAGTACATTACGTTTTAAAAGAAATACCTTGGGAAAGATGATATCTACAGTAAGTTCTGGAAAGGCTCCTACCCCATTTATTCCAGAATCTATAGCGCTTGTAAAATCATACAGTAAGGCTATTAAAGGAGTAAGTACCTCTTTTGCCTTAGAAACACTTGCTGGAATACCATCTACAGCACACATACTAGGCGGTGCAGTTATGGGAGAAAATACAGAAAGTGGAGTTATAGATAAAGACAATAAGGTTTTTGGCTATAAAAATATGCTCGTGATTGATGGCTCTATGATTTCGGCAAATCCTGGCGTAAATCCGTCACTTACCATTACAGCCATTGCAGAACGAGCGATGGATCAAATACCAAATAAGCAATAA